From the genome of Pseudobdellovibrionaceae bacterium:
TTCGCGAAGCCGCGCTTCGAAGCCCTCATGAGCGAGCTTTTCCCCGTCAAAGAAGAGATCAAAATCATCCGCGCGGAACTCGCCGATTGGATGCGCGACCAACGCGTGACCGGCAGTCCCTTTTTCCCGGGCGGCAAGTCCTACATCCGCCACGAAGGCAAGGGCACGATCCTCGTGATCGCCCCCTGGAACTATCCCGTGGCGCTGGCCCTCGTCCCCCTGGTGGGCGCGCTCGCGGCCGGCAACACGGTTTTACTGAAGCCCTCCGAGCTGACGCCCGCGACTTCGAAGATGCTCGCGGAATTTTGCGCGAAGACCTTCCCCCCGCACTTGGTTCGCGTGGTCGAAGGCGGCGTGCCGCAGACCGAAGCGCTCTTGAAGCATGAGTTCGACCACATTTTCTTCACCGGATCGACCGCCGTTGGGAAAATCATCATGCGCGCCGCCGCCGAACACCTGACGCCCGTCACTCTTGAGCTCGGTGGCAAATCGCCGGCGATCGTCGCTCCCGACGCGGATTTACGTCACGCGGCCGAGCGGCTCCTCTGGGGGAAAAGCCTGAACGCGGGTCAGACCTGCGTCGCCCCCGACTACGTTTGCGTCCCCGAAGCGAAACTCGCGGAATTCAAGAACCTGCTCGAGCAAGCCCGCGCGCAAATGCAACCCCGTCTGGATGAGCAACCGCAGATCGTCACCGAACGTCACGCCAAACGCCTGAAAGACATGCGCGCGGAACTTCCCGACGTCGCGAACGTCGAAGAGGCCGATCCCCGTCGCGTGACCTTAGCGTTCCCCGCGAACCCTCCGGCGGATTCCAAAGTCATGCAGGAAGAGATCTTCGGCCCCTTGCTCCCGCTGGTGAGCTACCGCGATCTGGATGAGGTGTTCACCCGCATCGCGCAGGGCCCCCGTCCACTGGCGCTCTATGTCTTCGCGAAATCCCGCCGCACCCAAGAGCTCATTTTATCCAAAACCAACTCGGGCGGCGTCTGCGTGAACGACACGCTTTTGCATTTGGGAAACCACCATCTGCCCTTCGGCGGCACCGGGTCCAGCGGCATGGGGAATTACCACGGCGTCGCTTCGCTGCGTGCGTTCACGCATGAGCGCGCGGTCTTCAAACAAGGACCGCTGAAAATGCTTCCGCGCCTTCTGTCGCCGCCCTATACTGAAGGACGAAACCGTCTGATCGAAAAGATCCTACGCTGGATGTAAAGGAGTCGCATGAGCCCCGTTTGGAAAGGTCTGATCATCCTCTCTTTGGTGATGAACTTCGCCCTCGTGATGCGTGTTTTCGTTTCCGGCACCGCGCCCACCGTCAGCTCCGAACCCGCCGCGCAAACGCAGACCCCGACGTCCTCGCCGACCACCCCGTCCGATCCGACGTTGCGCCACCATGAAATTCCCGTGGCCGTGGCGACCCCGCCCCCGCTTCAAGTCACCGATGACAACAGCTCGCTCGCGCGAAAGATCAAAGGTGAGCTCTTCCCCGAGATTCAAAACTCGGCCGCGAAGAATTTTCCCGGCCTTGAGGCCGAAAAGATCGACCTCACGAATGGACGCTTCGTCGTGTCCATGAAGACGGTGATCAATAGCCGCATCACTCGCGAGTCGGCACGCGGCTTAGTGATGAGCGTCATGCGGAGCTATACCGAGAAACATGCCGAGCTCAAAGGACGCTCCCCCATCGTGATTTTCCCCGGGGATCCCCCGTCGATGGGGCAATCCCTGTAAGTCTTTACAGAATTTGGTGAGATTTCCGGCAAGAAATTGCGATTGGCTCCACAAGAATTCCTGATTGGTCAGACGCCAAGGACGGCGATATGTTGGCCCCGATCCCTGGAGTTCCCATGCGTAAGCCGTCTTCCGATTTTTTCGCCCGTCAATTTTTCTTGATCTGCGCGCTCATGATTAGCTTCTGCCTGGCCCATACCTTGATGGCGGGCAGTTTGTTTTCGTCGACTTCGCGCGCGGAGTTCGAGAAAAGCCGTGCCGAGCTGAATGCCCGCAAAGAAGCCGCGCTCAAACGCCCCGCGACCGGCCGCTGGCCGCTCTGACGACTCGCGGGCCGCTTTAATTAGGTCTCGGATTGTCCGACCACGGGCGCGGGATTGCGCCGAATCAAATGATACCCGAACCGGGTCCGTACCGGCCCCGAGATCTGCCCCACCGCCAAAGGCTCCAAGGCCTCGCGAAAATCGTCCACCAAACGTCGATCGTCCACGGCCCCCAAGTCCCCGCCCCGCGCGGACGAGGGACAACTGGAGTGTTTGCGCGCAAGCTCTTCGAAATCCGCGCCCTCTTGCAAGCGGCGCTCAAGATCCTCGGCTTGGTATTTCTGCGCGACCAAAATATGCGAAACGTGCACGATCGCCATCAGCTGAGTCCGTGTTTGGATTTAAAACGTTTCAAATCATCGGGGCTCACGCGCACCCGAAACAAAAACCCGTGCTCCGTATGCGTCTCACCTAAGATGCGCATCTTCTGCCGGACTTCACCCACGGCGGAGTTCACCGTATAGGGAATCAGCAGATCGAAATCGCCCATCGCGCTCTCGAAATGGCGAATCAGACGATCCCGGAAGCCCGCCACGTCGGCCGGATTCTTCGCGGAAAGAAACACCGCTTGCGGAAATTCTTGCTCGAGCGAGGCCCGCAACGCGGGATCCAAACGGTCCACCTTGTTCAGCACGAGCCACGATTCCAAGTTTTGCGCGCCGACCTCATCGAGGGTCCGGCGCGTGACTTCCAGCTGCGAACGGAAGCTCGGATCCGAAGAGTCGACCACGAACAAAAGAAGCGACGCGTGTTTCGCCTCATCCAGCGTGGATTTGAACGACGCGACCAGGTCATGGGGCAACTTCTTGATGAATCCGACGGTGTCGGAAATCAAAATCCGCGGCACCGATTCGGGATGCAGCTGACGAACCGTCGTATCGAGAGTCGCGAAGAGTTTGTCGGCGACCAGCACCTCGCTGCCGGTCAAAGCGCGCATCAATGACGACTTTCCGGCGTTCGTGTAGCCGACGAGGGCCACGGTGATCTCCTGCGCGCGACGGGTCCGGCGGTGATCTTGTTCGTCGCCGATGGCGTCAAGTTCTTCCTTCAGTTCCTTGATGCGGTCACGGATCCGCCGACGATCGAGCTCCACGCTGGTCTCGCCCGCGCCTTTCGCGCCCACTCCGCCGCCGCCGCGATCCTCGTTGCCACCGGTCTCGCGCACGCGCGGGGCCACGTAGGTCAGCCGCGCGATTTCGACCTGGAGCTTCGCGGCTTTGGTGCGCGCGTGGCGACTGAAGATCTCGATGATCACGCCCGTACGGTCGAGCACGTTCACGCCGAAGCATTTCTCTAAATTACGAAGCTGCGAGGGCGAAAGATCGCAGTCGACGATCACGACGTCCGCGCGCCCCGGCGCTTCGCCCTCGAGATAGTCGTCGGCCGTTTCGGGGGCCGAGTCTTCCAGCTCCTCTTCGTCTTCGTCGTCGTCCGGCGCGTTCTGGAATTTCAACGCCGCTTTGTGCTTTTTGCGGGTAAAGAGTTTGCCGACTTCACCGGCTCCGCCGGTCCAGCGCGCGATCTCTTTCAGTTTGCCGTCCCCCAGCACCGTGGCCGCGCGTTCACTGGGACGTTTTTGCCACGTCGAATGGACGACGTCGTACCCGAGCGTATCCACCAGACGCGTCAGCTCGGCGAGCGAAGCCTGGACGTCGGTCTCGGAAACTCCGGGAAGTTGAAGGGCGACAAGGAGTGCGGACGGGCGAGGTTCATTCATCGGGGCCCAGTCTGCCACAGCTCCCGCGCTTAGACCAGACTTCGGATGAGCCCACCGGGTTCCGGTCTTATGGGAGGGCCTCAAATATCCGAAAACCTAAAAGAATGTCGCGGCTTTGGCACTGGTTTCCAATTGTGATGATCGCCGGAATCGGATGGTGGGTGGTGACGCCCGCGCCGTCCCGCCTTGCCCATTTCGAAGATCGCGTCGCCGCGAGCCTGCGCCACCCCGCTTTCGACCGCGAACGCGAAGCGAGTCCCGACACGCTCGTGCCTTTACCCGAGCAGTGGCGCGCGCGCGATCCGATGCGCCCGAATCTTTGCCTGATCACGATCAACTCCGCCGACGAAGGCGAGATCTTTCGCGAAAAACTCAAAAGCCAGTTCAATATTTTCGAGCTTGCCGCGGGCGCACCGACGGGATTTCTGCGTCGCGCCTGCCAAGCGGGCATCGAGTGCGACATCCTGCTGGTCTCGGGTCACTTCGCCGGCAGTTTTTTCGGCACGAGTGCCTTCCGCCTCGGCACGAACGAACTGGAACTGGCCAGCTGCGACGCCGGTTGCCGCGGCCTCTTCCAGAAACCGAAAGAGGTCTTCCTTTTCGGCTGCAACACCCTAGCGACCAAACGCCCGGACCATCGCACCGCCGGTGAGTACGCGGACCTTTTGGTCTCGCACTACCAATTTTCGCGCGCCCAGGCCGAAGAGGTCGCGGCGTTTCGTTATTCCCCCATCGGCGGCGAGTTTGCTGGCCGCATGCGGACGATCTTCCCGCGCTCGCGCCTTTACGGCTACTCGGGCGTCGGGCCCACGGGCCCGCAAGTCCGGACGCGTTTGCAGAAGTACGTCGACGGTCTCGAAGATTACGGCGCTTATTTTCACGCCTTCGATCCCTTAAATGGAGAACCCAACAAAGCCCTACGCAAGCTCCTGAAGGGAACCGTCTTCACGGAAACCCGCGGCGCGGGAGAAAAAGCCGAAAGCCCCGTCTGCGTCCTGAACGACAAACGCCGCACGTTGAGCGATCGTCTGGCGTGGATCAACGCCGTCTTCCGCGACGAGAACTCGCGCCTGCAGTACCTTCCCGTCATTGATAGCTGGTTGGAAAAACTCGAAGAGAATTTCGGCCGCGGCCTGCCGGACGCGGAGCAAGGGGTGCTGGACCGTCTTCAGCACGATGCGAACGCGAAGAAATCGGTCTTAAGTCAAATCGCACGTCCCGTACCGGGCCTCATCAGCACGCAGCTCGACATTTTGAATTTCGCGCGGCGGGTGGGTTGGGTCGGCGGGGACGACTACCACGTTCACGGTCGACGACTTCTCGGCAAAAGTTTGAAGTACAATTTGGATCGCGCCGAGGCCGACATCATCTGCGCATGGGATGGACGTTTCGACCTCGCGCCCGATCAATTGCCCCCGCGTCCTTGGACCGAGCCGACCCTGAAAGCGCTTCGCTGCCTGGGCGTCCAAAACGCCGAGACGCTCAAACTCGTGGCGCAAGATCTCGCGCGCCCCGAACTGGCTGGCCTGGCCGCCGAGATCATCGGGCGCAGCCGCAGCGAAGATCCCGCCGTCGTGGGACCGCTGCTGGCCCTTCTGGACAGTTCCGACACGGTCGCGCCCATCCACGCCCTGCACTTCATCCAACGTCGCGGCACGACCGATCGCGCACTGATTCTAAAGATCGCCGAAATGGCGGGACGCTTGCGCTCGATCGCGGGGGCGAAAGCGGTCGAAACGCTGACGACATTACAAGCCTTCGACAGTGAAATCCAAAATCGCCTGCTGAAGCTGCTCGAGGAACGCCCCTTCCCCGCCGTGGCCTCGGCGATCCGCGATTACCTGATCGCCACCCGCACGCCCAATCCCGAGGTGCACCGCACGCTCGCCGCTTTGATTGAAAGATCCGCGGATCCGCGCGTGGCGGGCTACATGGTCCAGGCGCTGGGTGAGCTGAAGCCTCAGGACGTTTCCATTCAGCTGCTGTTGGCGGAAGGCGCGAGCGAAATCGCGAACGACGAAACCCGCGCGCTTTTCATCGTGGCGCTGCGAAAAATCCGTCCGCAAAACGCCGAGGTTCAACGTAGAATCGCGAACGGACTCGACCATGAATCCGCTCGCGCTCGCCGGGAGATCTATCAACTGTTGCAGGAACTGGCACCCACGGACCCCCGCCTCCGCTTTCGCTTATGGCGGGTGAACCCCGAGTCCCCTTAAGCCATTAGCATCCGGACTGTCTGGCCAAGTAAGACTCGCGAATCGGTGTCTGCGGACACAAAGGCGATGTCGGATAACCACCATGAATGTTTTTATGACGTTCGCAATCCTCGTTACGTGTGCCGTTCGAAATCTCTTTGACCCAGCACTTGAGCGGCACGCCGCGATTGGGAAGATCCTTCGCCCAGTATTCGACGCCCGCGCGGTCGGGCCAGCGTCCGAACAGATACTGGTAAGCCAAACAGAACTCGTTCGCGTAGTAGTCGGTGCAGTAGATGGGACGTGTGTTCACGCAAGCCGCCGCCGCCTGGACCAGAGCGCCGCGACGAGAGTTGCCGGTGCCCACCAGTTCTCCGTTTTGACAGATGAACTGAGTCTCGAGCGCATAAGTATCGTAGTTTTGCGAACCGTCTTGGCAAACCGCCGCGGCGACTTGAGTTTGACCC
Proteins encoded in this window:
- a CDS encoding aldehyde dehydrogenase family protein; protein product: MTPVTDIPAHIEAVKNGRAAARNSDLRARLKLLETFEKSLLEHQEGFVRALAQDFAKPRFEALMSELFPVKEEIKIIRAELADWMRDQRVTGSPFFPGGKSYIRHEGKGTILVIAPWNYPVALALVPLVGALAAGNTVLLKPSELTPATSKMLAEFCAKTFPPHLVRVVEGGVPQTEALLKHEFDHIFFTGSTAVGKIIMRAAAEHLTPVTLELGGKSPAIVAPDADLRHAAERLLWGKSLNAGQTCVAPDYVCVPEAKLAEFKNLLEQARAQMQPRLDEQPQIVTERHAKRLKDMRAELPDVANVEEADPRRVTLAFPANPPADSKVMQEEIFGPLLPLVSYRDLDEVFTRIAQGPRPLALYVFAKSRRTQELILSKTNSGGVCVNDTLLHLGNHHLPFGGTGSSGMGNYHGVASLRAFTHERAVFKQGPLKMLPRLLSPPYTEGRNRLIEKILRWM
- a CDS encoding peptidylprolyl isomerase, which codes for MAIVHVSHILVAQKYQAEDLERRLQEGADFEELARKHSSCPSSARGGDLGAVDDRRLVDDFREALEPLAVGQISGPVRTRFGYHLIRRNPAPVVGQSET
- the hflX gene encoding GTPase HflX, encoding MNEPRPSALLVALQLPGVSETDVQASLAELTRLVDTLGYDVVHSTWQKRPSERAATVLGDGKLKEIARWTGGAGEVGKLFTRKKHKAALKFQNAPDDDEDEEELEDSAPETADDYLEGEAPGRADVVIVDCDLSPSQLRNLEKCFGVNVLDRTGVIIEIFSRHARTKAAKLQVEIARLTYVAPRVRETGGNEDRGGGGVGAKGAGETSVELDRRRIRDRIKELKEELDAIGDEQDHRRTRRAQEITVALVGYTNAGKSSLMRALTGSEVLVADKLFATLDTTVRQLHPESVPRILISDTVGFIKKLPHDLVASFKSTLDEAKHASLLLFVVDSSDPSFRSQLEVTRRTLDEVGAQNLESWLVLNKVDRLDPALRASLEQEFPQAVFLSAKNPADVAGFRDRLIRHFESAMGDFDLLIPYTVNSAVGEVRQKMRILGETHTEHGFLFRVRVSPDDLKRFKSKHGLS